In one window of Desulfurellaceae bacterium DNA:
- the pspF gene encoding phage shock protein operon transcriptional activator yields the protein MQDDRGAQTAGEVPHVGRTEAIGQSEIFLEFQERLSRIARVNRPALLIGERGSGKELAVSRLHYLSPRWQGPLLALNCAALAPSLIESELFGHEPGAFTGAVGRRAGRFEAADGGTLFLDEIGQLPLEVQEKILRVVEYGSFERVGGSQPIQADVRIIGATNADLAQLVRQGRFKPDLLDRLSFEVVFVPPLRERQSDILLLARHFAGRMAVELGRHAIPQFSPGAVAALEAYPWPGNIRELKNVVERAVSRSDDSQVAHVTEEAILFNPFRSPFEAGPQSGDKPAEPEAQHVETKPFTQAVQELEIALVRKALSRAKYNQRRAAESLGLTYHQFRGLCRKYGRAVRDAG from the coding sequence ATGCAAGATGATCGAGGTGCCCAGACGGCCGGTGAGGTGCCCCACGTCGGCCGCACCGAGGCCATCGGTCAGTCGGAGATTTTTCTGGAATTTCAGGAGCGGTTGTCACGGATCGCCCGGGTCAACCGGCCGGCGCTGTTGATCGGCGAACGGGGCTCGGGAAAAGAGCTGGCCGTCTCGCGTCTCCACTATCTGTCGCCACGCTGGCAGGGACCCCTGCTGGCCCTCAACTGTGCGGCCCTGGCTCCGAGCCTGATCGAGTCCGAACTCTTCGGGCATGAGCCGGGCGCGTTTACCGGAGCTGTTGGGCGCCGAGCCGGGCGCTTCGAGGCGGCGGACGGCGGAACCCTGTTTTTGGACGAGATCGGCCAGCTGCCGCTCGAGGTGCAGGAGAAAATCCTGCGCGTTGTGGAGTACGGCAGCTTTGAACGGGTCGGCGGCTCACAGCCGATTCAGGCCGATGTGCGGATCATCGGAGCGACCAACGCCGATCTGGCCCAGCTGGTGAGGCAGGGCCGCTTCAAACCCGATCTCTTGGACCGTCTATCCTTTGAGGTCGTGTTCGTGCCGCCCCTGCGCGAGCGCCAATCGGACATTCTGCTGCTGGCCCGGCACTTTGCCGGCCGCATGGCCGTCGAACTCGGTCGGCACGCCATCCCCCAGTTCAGTCCTGGGGCGGTTGCCGCGCTCGAAGCCTACCCCTGGCCGGGCAATATCCGTGAACTCAAGAATGTCGTGGAACGGGCGGTATCTCGGTCTGATGACAGCCAAGTAGCTCACGTCACTGAGGAGGCCATTCTTTTTAACCCCTTTCGGTCTCCCTTTGAGGCCGGACCACAGTCGGGCGACAAGCCAGCCGAGCCGGAAGCCCAACATGTCGAGACCAAACCCTTTACCCAGGCCGTGCAAGAGTTGGAGATCGCTCTGGTGCGAAAAGCGCTCAGCCGGGCCAAATACAATCAGCGCCGGGCGGCCGAGAGCCTGGGCCTCACCTATCACCAGTTTCGCGGTCTGTGCCGCAAGTATGGGCGGGCAGTGCGGGACGCGGGCTGA
- the pspA gene encoding phage shock protein PspA yields MGVFSRLSDIISSNINAMLDRAEDPEKMVRLMIQEMEDTLVEIKASCAGAMAAKKRIQRDLEHVHTRVAGWEDKAQLAVSRGREDLAREALLEKRRYRERAAALEEELLHSGELIEQYQSDIAQLEDKLSAAREKQRLLVQRHIRAQKHKRAQADIRRFENSDAVLRFEQFESRVERLEAEAELVNVHRKPSLEEEFDRLEGDEEIERELASLKAAAAKRSADS; encoded by the coding sequence ATGGGAGTTTTCAGCCGACTCAGCGACATCATCAGCTCCAACATCAACGCCATGCTGGACCGGGCCGAAGACCCGGAAAAAATGGTACGGCTCATGATCCAGGAGATGGAGGACACGCTGGTCGAAATCAAGGCCTCGTGCGCGGGCGCGATGGCCGCCAAAAAGCGCATCCAACGTGACCTCGAACACGTCCACACCCGGGTCGCCGGCTGGGAGGACAAGGCCCAGCTGGCCGTCAGCAGGGGCCGCGAGGATCTGGCCCGTGAGGCGCTGCTGGAAAAGCGGCGCTATAGAGAACGGGCCGCAGCGCTCGAAGAAGAGCTGCTCCACAGCGGAGAACTCATCGAGCAGTATCAGTCCGATATTGCCCAGCTGGAGGATAAGCTCAGCGCGGCCCGCGAAAAGCAGCGGCTTCTGGTCCAGCGCCACATCCGGGCCCAAAAGCACAAACGCGCCCAGGCCGACATCCGCCGTTTTGAGAACAGCGATGCGGTGCTCCGCTTCGAGCAGTTTGAGAGCCGGGTCGAGCGCCTCGAAGCCGAGGCCGAGCTGGTCAACGTCCATCGCAAGCCCAGCCTTGAAGAAGAGTTTGACCGTCTCGAAGGCGACGAGGAGATCGAGCGAGAGCTGGCCAGCCTCAAGGCTGCGGCGGCCAAGCGGTCGGCCGACAGCTAG
- a CDS encoding DUF2306 domain-containing protein, translating into MAALYALSPISWVHVIASLIALLLGGLLVGGQKGTASHRKRGKWYFYAMLVTNLTALLIYQFGSFFFPHWLAIITLVTVCIGYWAIATQAIRHWLAVHLTCMIVSYYMLWGATVNEAFLHIPSLRQLAEQADNPALGLAHLGVMLVFVAILIVSAVRTRNLGGTLMANPPVLKTRGTR; encoded by the coding sequence ATGGCGGCACTCTACGCATTGTCACCGATCAGCTGGGTCCATGTGATTGCCAGCCTGATAGCTCTGCTGCTGGGCGGCCTGCTAGTAGGGGGCCAGAAGGGAACGGCCAGCCATAGAAAGCGGGGCAAATGGTATTTCTATGCCATGCTGGTCACAAACCTGACCGCGCTGCTGATCTATCAGTTCGGCAGCTTCTTTTTTCCCCACTGGCTCGCCATCATTACCCTGGTGACCGTCTGTATCGGCTACTGGGCGATTGCCACCCAGGCCATCCGGCACTGGCTGGCGGTCCACCTGACGTGCATGATCGTCAGCTATTACATGCTGTGGGGCGCCACCGTCAACGAGGCGTTTTTACACATCCCGTCGCTCAGGCAACTGGCCGAGCAAGCCGACAACCCGGCGCTCGGCCTGGCTCACCTGGGGGTGATGCTGGTCTTTGTCGCGATCCTTATCGTTTCCGCTGTTCGCACCAGGAATCTGGGCGGAACGCTGATGGCGAACCCACCCGTACTCAAGACAAGAGGGACGAGATGA
- a CDS encoding envelope stress response membrane protein PspB has product MNAGTLAVLLIFGTGFVAVTGGLALAALKILKGSPRRDSQLDSEEARLMQELYQGLSRLEERIEALETLVLDQDRPHTKGDRP; this is encoded by the coding sequence ATGAACGCAGGCACCTTGGCGGTTTTGCTCATCTTCGGCACCGGCTTTGTGGCGGTCACCGGAGGGCTGGCCCTGGCCGCCCTCAAGATCCTCAAAGGCAGCCCCCGCCGTGACAGCCAACTCGACAGCGAGGAAGCCAGACTCATGCAGGAACTCTACCAGGGGCTGTCGCGCCTGGAAGAACGCATCGAGGCGCTGGAGACGCTGGTGCTCGACCAGGACAGACCTCACACCAAAGGAGACCGACCATGA
- a CDS encoding PspC domain-containing protein codes for MTSAPQSQTQLYRSRDGMVLGVCKGIADYFDFSLFRVRCVTFVVFLFSGLWAVGGLYLLAALLMKPAPVIPLQTSQEQEFYHSYAGSRGMALQRLKRSFDKLDRRIQRLEHLITSREHDWERRFHTS; via the coding sequence ATGACATCCGCCCCCCAGTCTCAGACCCAGCTGTATCGCTCCCGGGACGGAATGGTCTTGGGCGTGTGTAAAGGCATCGCCGACTACTTCGACTTCAGCCTGTTCCGGGTCCGGTGTGTGACCTTCGTCGTCTTCCTGTTTTCCGGCTTGTGGGCGGTGGGCGGGCTGTATCTCCTGGCCGCCCTGTTGATGAAGCCCGCGCCGGTCATTCCCCTGCAAACCAGCCAGGAGCAGGAGTTTTATCACTCTTACGCCGGCTCACGGGGCATGGCCCTGCAACGCCTGAAGCGCAGCTTTGACAAGCTCGACCGTCGTATCCAGCGCCTCGAACACCTGATCACGAGCCGCGAGCACGACTGGGAACGTCGTTTTCACACCTCCTAG
- a CDS encoding isoprenylcysteine carboxylmethyltransferase family protein, translating to MTTATETGNGPLQARRALWASGVFYVLIAFEFFYMASPFAAYFYAVYGPGLDWLQVSGTTSWLIQFFMPHLVEETRSVLIDGHESVGVVLSVGGLAGFALGAIQIYRAKLRREEAVMGGLYRHIRHPQYLALIVASLGMLLIWPRYLVLMLTVTVVFIYIALARAEEGRCLRQFPGYAAYMQRTGRFLPARFSLNIAVRFGDSRLARVAGWALSYVSVLGLALVLAFGIRVHTLNALHTHQTDEGVYVSVVEMTDEDLAAVATLARSAPEAQAAVGQNAAAELRRADGDVYFGDSDVSAARTGLRTCRSVRPQPRSLQGHLHPSRFRRRGTAPRRRHPLAGGQQEAAGGGPRGPEGQDRQRDLPATGRAVL from the coding sequence ATGACTACTGCAACGGAAACCGGCAACGGCCCACTCCAGGCGCGACGCGCCTTGTGGGCATCGGGTGTGTTCTATGTCCTTATCGCTTTTGAGTTCTTTTATATGGCCTCGCCATTTGCCGCGTATTTCTATGCGGTCTACGGTCCGGGGCTCGACTGGTTACAGGTCTCGGGAACGACGAGCTGGCTCATCCAGTTCTTCATGCCGCACCTGGTCGAGGAAACACGTTCGGTTCTGATCGATGGGCATGAATCCGTGGGGGTCGTCTTGTCCGTCGGCGGTCTGGCCGGGTTCGCGCTCGGGGCGATCCAGATCTATCGCGCCAAGCTGCGCCGGGAGGAGGCGGTCATGGGTGGGCTGTACCGCCATATCCGGCACCCGCAATACCTGGCGCTGATCGTGGCCAGCCTCGGCATGCTGCTGATCTGGCCGCGCTATCTGGTGCTCATGCTGACGGTGACGGTGGTCTTCATCTACATCGCCCTGGCCAGGGCCGAAGAGGGCAGATGTCTGCGCCAATTTCCCGGCTACGCCGCGTACATGCAGCGCACCGGCAGGTTTCTTCCGGCCCGGTTCAGCCTCAACATCGCCGTACGCTTTGGCGACAGCCGGCTGGCGCGTGTTGCGGGATGGGCGCTGAGCTATGTGAGCGTCCTTGGGCTGGCGCTTGTGCTTGCGTTTGGCATCCGGGTTCACACGCTGAACGCGCTTCATACCCATCAGACAGATGAAGGCGTGTATGTGTCGGTCGTCGAGATGACGGACGAGGACCTCGCTGCGGTAGCGACGCTTGCGCGGTCGGCGCCGGAAGCGCAGGCAGCCGTCGGGCAGAACGCGGCTGCTGAACTACGTCGTGCCGACGGAGATGTATATTTCGGAGATTCCGATGTTTCTGCCGCCCGGACAGGTCTTCGGACATGCCGTTCCGTCCGACCGCAACCCCGCTCTCTACAAGGTCATCTTCACCCAAGCCGTTTTCGGCGGCGAGGGACCGCCCCCAGGCGGCGACATCCTCTGGCAGGCGGTCAACAAGAAGCCGCTGGTGGAGGTCCACGTGGACCTGAAGGCCAAGACCGTCAGCGCGACCTTCCCGCCACCGGCAGAGCCGTTCTATGA
- a CDS encoding TetR/AcrR family transcriptional regulator has translation MGTRRTNAERSEETRTALLAAARALFTERGYGATPTEAIVERARVTRGALYYHFKDKADLFYAVYTEIEGLMMQAVARSMAEAEGDEWQRILTAIDTFLDLCTAPDIQRVIYVDGPAVLNSALPNPTGLTLIHQSLERLQERGYIAAQPLGALARLWFGALVEGAFYIVQAADRPTAKAEVQHSIERLLTGLRITP, from the coding sequence ATGGGCACCAGGCGCACGAATGCCGAACGATCAGAGGAAACCCGGACCGCCCTGCTGGCCGCCGCCCGGGCGCTGTTTACCGAGCGGGGGTATGGCGCCACGCCGACCGAGGCCATTGTAGAGCGCGCCCGGGTGACCCGAGGCGCGCTGTATTACCACTTCAAAGACAAAGCCGATCTCTTCTACGCCGTCTATACCGAGATTGAAGGCCTTATGATGCAGGCGGTTGCGCGGAGTATGGCCGAGGCGGAGGGCGACGAGTGGCAGCGCATTCTGACCGCCATCGACACCTTTCTGGACCTGTGCACCGCTCCTGACATTCAGCGGGTGATCTATGTCGATGGTCCGGCCGTTCTGAATAGCGCCCTACCCAATCCGACGGGGCTGACCCTCATTCACCAGAGCTTGGAGCGGTTGCAGGAGCGGGGCTATATTGCCGCGCAGCCGCTTGGCGCGCTGGCTCGTTTATGGTTTGGCGCCTTAGTCGAAGGGGCGTTCTACATCGTCCAAGCCGCTGATCGGCCGACCGCCAAGGCCGAAGTCCAACACAGTATAGAACGTTTGCTCACCGGGCTGCGGATCACTCCCTGA
- a CDS encoding phosphotriesterase — MPTIHTVTGTCTPEDLGFTLIHEHLTAGFPGWEFDNASFDRPGEMAKVVDKLKEIKALGVTSFVDPCPMELGRDPEFALEAAEKSGVQIIMATGLYNEALGIPPHFRSLDADAIAEVYERELTEGMNDTGIKPGIIKTATGGIPGMTETATDIAPCEETCLRAAARAHKATGAPILCHNDELGPLGRQTLDVFEDEGVDFNSVLIGHACGVGDMRYYFAILERGAWIGFDRFGVETIASDKMRLASLIGLLAVGFDRIMLSHDHVSCWLGRVSDDWQKFMDACPNWSYSHIMKNILPQLSKAGVSEGTIRTMTVDNPRSYFGG; from the coding sequence ATGCCGACGATTCACACCGTAACCGGAACCTGTACGCCCGAGGACTTGGGCTTTACCCTGATCCACGAACACCTGACGGCCGGCTTCCCCGGCTGGGAGTTTGACAATGCCAGCTTTGACCGGCCGGGCGAAATGGCAAAGGTGGTCGATAAGCTCAAGGAGATCAAAGCTCTGGGGGTGACCTCGTTTGTCGATCCGTGTCCTATGGAGCTGGGTCGGGACCCCGAGTTCGCCCTTGAGGCGGCCGAGAAGTCGGGCGTCCAGATCATCATGGCGACCGGCCTGTACAACGAGGCGCTGGGTATTCCGCCCCACTTCCGCAGCCTGGACGCCGACGCCATCGCCGAGGTCTACGAGCGTGAGCTGACCGAGGGGATGAACGACACCGGTATCAAGCCGGGCATCATCAAGACCGCGACCGGCGGGATTCCGGGCATGACCGAAACCGCGACCGACATCGCTCCGTGTGAGGAAACCTGTTTGCGGGCCGCCGCCCGGGCTCACAAGGCAACCGGCGCCCCGATCCTGTGCCACAACGACGAACTCGGGCCGCTGGGACGCCAGACGCTCGACGTGTTTGAAGACGAGGGCGTGGATTTCAACAGCGTGCTGATCGGCCATGCCTGCGGGGTCGGCGATATGCGCTACTACTTCGCCATTCTTGAGCGGGGCGCCTGGATCGGCTTTGATCGTTTCGGGGTGGAAACGATCGCCTCGGACAAGATGCGCCTGGCCTCGCTGATCGGCCTGCTGGCGGTCGGCTTTGATCGCATTATGCTGTCCCACGACCACGTCAGCTGCTGGCTGGGCCGGGTGAGCGACGACTGGCAGAAATTCATGGACGCCTGCCCCAATTGGAGCTATTCCCACATCATGAAGAACATCCTGCCTCAGCTCAGCAAAGCCGGCGTGAGCGAGGGCACGATTCGGACCATGACGGTCGATAATCCCAGGAGCTATTTTGGTGGATAG
- a CDS encoding VOC family protein, with amino-acid sequence MLKGIDNVGVAVTDLARSVAFYEKLGFQKGDDYEADVKGCTMTSETAVLFLFQTRHSPQAVGREASLANNPPGLDHISFLVDDVKQSYAECRAKGISFLGEPEDQDWGARIAAFKDPDGNNLYFLQYL; translated from the coding sequence ATGCTCAAGGGCATTGATAATGTTGGCGTGGCGGTGACCGATCTGGCGCGTTCCGTCGCCTTTTATGAAAAGCTGGGGTTTCAGAAAGGCGATGACTACGAGGCGGATGTGAAGGGCTGTACCATGACCTCGGAGACCGCCGTGCTGTTTCTGTTTCAGACCAGGCATAGCCCTCAAGCCGTTGGGCGAGAGGCCAGCCTGGCCAACAATCCGCCCGGTCTGGATCATATCAGCTTCCTGGTTGACGACGTGAAGCAGTCCTACGCCGAGTGTCGGGCCAAGGGCATCAGCTTCCTGGGTGAACCCGAGGATCAGGACTGGGGCGCCCGGATTGCGGCCTTCAAAGACCCTGACGGGAATAATCTGTATTTCTTGCAGTATCTCTAG
- the ltaE gene encoding low-specificity L-threonine aldolase, giving the protein MVDMIDLRSDTVTLPSPAMRQAIAQAELGDDVMAEDPSVNRLEALAAELLGKEAALLVASGTMGNLVSMLSHCRRGAEVIVGDEAHIYHYEAGGVSALGGCVFHPVPTGRFGELAVADLERAVRPAASDIHAAPAGVVCLENTHNRCGGTVLSASYLESVRMLADGFELPVHMDGSRIFNAAVARGCTVAELTRQVDSVQFCLSKGLAAPVGSLVCGRAAFIAQARRYRKMLGGGMRQAGIIAAAGIVALTDMVERLEEDHANARILAHGLAELPGLRLDLETVQTNLVIFRIADERIDETMLVARLADAGVRIGDLGRGRLRAVTHYGLTRRHIHDALRIIGTVWKELSG; this is encoded by the coding sequence ATGGTCGATATGATCGATCTGCGCAGCGACACCGTGACCCTGCCCAGCCCGGCCATGCGTCAGGCCATCGCCCAGGCCGAGCTGGGCGACGATGTCATGGCCGAAGACCCTAGCGTCAACCGGCTCGAAGCCCTGGCCGCCGAGCTGCTGGGCAAGGAGGCCGCGTTGCTGGTGGCCAGCGGGACGATGGGTAACCTCGTTTCCATGCTGAGCCACTGCCGGCGGGGCGCCGAGGTGATTGTCGGCGATGAGGCGCATATCTACCACTATGAGGCGGGTGGAGTGTCGGCGCTGGGCGGCTGCGTGTTCCACCCGGTGCCGACCGGGCGGTTTGGCGAGCTGGCCGTGGCTGATCTGGAGCGGGCCGTTCGGCCGGCCGCGAGCGATATTCACGCCGCGCCGGCCGGGGTAGTGTGTCTGGAAAATACCCACAACCGCTGTGGTGGCACGGTCTTGTCGGCGTCGTATCTGGAGTCCGTCCGCATGCTGGCCGACGGCTTCGAGCTGCCGGTGCATATGGATGGCTCGCGGATTTTTAACGCTGCGGTCGCCAGGGGCTGCACGGTCGCGGAGCTGACCCGTCAGGTTGACTCGGTCCAGTTCTGTCTGTCCAAGGGCTTGGCCGCCCCGGTCGGGTCGCTGGTGTGTGGCCGGGCCGCATTCATTGCCCAGGCCCGGCGCTACCGCAAAATGCTGGGGGGCGGGATGCGGCAGGCCGGGATTATTGCCGCAGCCGGCATTGTGGCCCTGACCGACATGGTCGAACGCCTTGAAGAGGACCACGCCAACGCCCGGATTCTGGCCCACGGCCTGGCCGAGCTGCCCGGCCTGCGGCTGGACCTGGAAACCGTCCAGACCAATCTGGTGATTTTTCGGATTGCAGACGAGCGGATTGACGAGACCATGCTGGTCGCCCGGCTGGCCGACGCCGGGGTCAGGATCGGCGACCTGGGCCGGGGGCGTCTGCGGGCGGTGACCCACTACGGATTGACCCGGCGGCATATCCACGACGCCCTACGGATCATCGGCACGGTGTGGAAAGAGCTGAGCGGCTAG